A genome region from Dickeya chrysanthemi NCPPB 402 includes the following:
- a CDS encoding pyrroline-5-carboxylate reductase family protein: MSHIHFIGAGQMTEAILRAALKRGALTPDEVSLSDIDPARIETLKARYLLSNTQDLPNALAAADHIVMGVRPQDDIAGVAQLIKQHAAPQASVISIIAGVTLAQLSLMLGESRPITRIIPNTLTDTGLGYSGVAFNAYVNSASVMPFLESFGKVMVLEERLIDVFTGFAVAGVNYVYYFVEALADAGVLAGLTRTQSTQVVWENLVGAVEMLKLSGRHPRQLMDINNSPAGVGINGLYELNKSDFAAGLQSSVLAAVRRTTELSGQK, encoded by the coding sequence ATGAGCCATATCCACTTTATTGGTGCCGGTCAAATGACCGAAGCGATTCTGCGCGCCGCCTTAAAACGCGGGGCATTAACCCCGGATGAGGTCAGCTTATCGGATATTGATCCAGCGCGAATTGAAACGCTAAAAGCACGCTATCTGTTGAGCAATACACAAGATCTGCCCAACGCGCTGGCTGCAGCGGATCACATTGTGATGGGGGTACGCCCGCAGGATGATATTGCCGGTGTCGCACAACTGATTAAGCAGCATGCAGCGCCACAGGCGTCGGTCATTTCTATTATTGCTGGCGTCACGCTGGCCCAGCTGTCTTTGATGCTGGGCGAGTCGCGCCCGATTACGCGGATCATCCCGAATACGCTGACGGATACCGGGCTGGGCTACAGCGGCGTGGCGTTTAATGCTTATGTCAACAGTGCGTCCGTTATGCCATTCCTCGAAAGTTTCGGCAAGGTGATGGTGCTGGAGGAACGGCTGATTGACGTCTTCACCGGTTTTGCTGTCGCTGGCGTCAACTATGTCTATTACTTTGTCGAAGCGCTGGCTGATGCCGGTGTTCTTGCCGGATTAACCCGCACTCAATCCACGCAGGTGGTGTGGGAAAATCTGGTCGGCGCGGTTGAAATGCTTAAATTATCCGGACGCCATCCGCGCCAACTGATGGATATTAATAACTCTCCGGCGGGTGTCGGCATTAATGGTTTATACGAGTTGAATAAAAGTGATTTCGCCGCTGGCCTGCAAAGCAGCGTTCTGGCTGCAGTACGCCGTACAACCGAGCTTTCCGGTCAAAAATAA
- the mutS gene encoding DNA mismatch repair protein MutS, which yields MSTPESLDAHTPMMQQYLKLKAQHPDILLFYRMGDFYELFYDDARRASQLLDISLTKRGASAGEPIPMAGVPHHAVENYLARLVQLGESVAICEQIGDPATSKGPVERKVVRIVTPGTISDEALLQEKQDNLLAAIWQENRGFGYATLDISSGRFRLVEPVDRDTMAAELQRTNPAELLYPETFEAMPLIEHRHGLRRRPLWEFELDTARQQLNLQFGTRDLTGFGVEQARLGLRAAGCLLQYAKDTQRTSLPHIRGITMERQQDGIIMDAATRRNLELTQNLSGGVDNTLACVLDCTVTAMGSRMLKRWLHAPIRDTQALLQRQQAIGALQDTAAELQPFLRQVGDLERILARLALRSARPRDLARMRHAFQQLPDIHALLETVNAEAVQQLRAHVGHFDELRDLLERAVVETPPVLVRDGGVIAGGYNDELDEWRMLADGASDYLEKLEIRERDRLGIDTLKVGFNGVHGYYIQVSRGQSHMVPMNYVRRQTLKNAERYIIPELKEYEDKVLTSKGKALALEKALYEELFDLLLPHLAELQQSAGALAELDVLSNLAERADTLNYVCPTLSDKPGIKITGGRHPVVEQVLSEPFIANPLSLSPQRRLLIITGPNMGGKSTYMRQAALIVLMAHIGSYVPAEQAVIGPVDRIFTRVGAADDLASGRSTFMVEMTETANILHNATEHSLVLMDEIGRGTSTYDGLSLAWACAEALANNIKAMTLFATHYFELTNLPEKMEGVINIHLDALEHGDTIAFMHSVQEGAASKSYGLAVAALAGVPKEVIKRARQKLRELESLAGHASASHVDGSQLALLAPVEPSPAMEALESIDPDTLTPRQALDWLYKLKGML from the coding sequence ATGAGTACACCAGAGAGTTTAGACGCCCACACCCCCATGATGCAGCAGTACCTGAAGCTGAAAGCCCAGCATCCCGATATTTTGCTGTTTTACCGCATGGGCGACTTCTATGAGCTGTTTTATGACGATGCCAGGCGTGCGTCGCAATTGCTGGATATCTCGCTCACCAAACGCGGCGCTTCCGCCGGCGAACCGATTCCGATGGCCGGTGTCCCTCATCATGCAGTAGAAAACTATCTGGCCAGACTGGTGCAGTTGGGTGAATCGGTCGCGATTTGCGAACAGATTGGCGACCCAGCCACTAGCAAAGGGCCGGTAGAACGCAAAGTTGTCCGCATCGTCACCCCCGGTACCATCAGTGATGAAGCGCTGTTACAGGAAAAGCAAGATAACCTGCTGGCGGCCATCTGGCAGGAAAACCGGGGATTTGGGTACGCTACACTGGATATCAGCTCTGGTCGCTTCCGGCTGGTGGAGCCGGTTGATAGGGATACCATGGCGGCCGAGTTGCAGCGCACCAATCCGGCGGAACTGCTTTATCCGGAAACCTTCGAGGCGATGCCCCTGATTGAGCACCGCCACGGGTTGCGTCGCCGTCCGTTGTGGGAATTCGAGCTTGATACCGCTCGCCAGCAGTTAAACCTGCAATTCGGCACCCGCGACCTGACCGGTTTCGGTGTCGAGCAGGCCCGGCTGGGGTTACGTGCCGCCGGTTGCCTGTTGCAGTACGCCAAAGATACCCAGCGCACATCGCTGCCGCATATCCGCGGCATCACCATGGAACGCCAGCAGGACGGCATCATTATGGATGCGGCGACCCGCCGTAATCTGGAACTGACGCAGAACCTGTCTGGTGGAGTCGACAACACGTTGGCTTGCGTTCTCGACTGTACCGTGACCGCGATGGGCAGCCGTATGCTTAAGCGTTGGTTGCACGCCCCCATTCGCGATACTCAGGCGTTGCTGCAACGTCAACAGGCCATCGGCGCTCTCCAGGATACCGCCGCTGAACTGCAACCATTTTTGCGTCAGGTCGGCGATCTGGAGCGTATTCTGGCGCGTCTGGCGTTACGTTCCGCACGCCCGCGTGATTTGGCCAGAATGCGTCACGCGTTTCAGCAACTGCCGGATATCCATGCCCTACTGGAAACCGTCAACGCCGAAGCGGTACAGCAGTTGCGCGCGCATGTCGGCCATTTCGATGAACTGCGCGACCTGCTGGAACGCGCTGTAGTGGAAACGCCGCCGGTGCTGGTGCGCGATGGCGGGGTTATTGCCGGCGGTTACAACGACGAGCTGGATGAGTGGCGTATGCTGGCCGACGGCGCCAGCGACTATCTGGAAAAACTGGAAATTCGTGAACGTGACCGGCTCGGCATCGATACCCTGAAAGTCGGCTTTAACGGCGTGCACGGTTACTACATTCAGGTTAGCCGTGGGCAAAGCCACATGGTGCCGATGAACTATGTCCGCCGCCAAACGCTCAAAAATGCCGAGCGTTACATCATTCCCGAACTGAAAGAATACGAAGATAAGGTACTGACCTCAAAAGGCAAAGCGTTAGCACTGGAAAAAGCGCTGTATGAGGAATTGTTCGACTTGTTACTGCCGCACCTGGCGGAACTCCAGCAAAGCGCCGGCGCACTGGCGGAACTGGATGTGCTCAGCAATCTGGCCGAACGTGCCGACACACTGAACTACGTCTGCCCGACGTTGAGCGACAAACCGGGGATCAAGATCACCGGTGGTCGCCACCCGGTGGTAGAGCAGGTACTGAGCGAGCCGTTTATTGCCAACCCGTTATCACTGTCGCCCCAGCGCCGGCTGCTGATCATCACCGGTCCTAACATGGGCGGTAAAAGCACCTATATGCGGCAGGCGGCACTGATCGTGCTGATGGCGCATATCGGTAGTTACGTCCCGGCCGAACAGGCGGTGATTGGCCCGGTGGACCGGATATTCACTCGCGTCGGGGCCGCCGATGACCTCGCCTCCGGTCGCTCCACCTTCATGGTGGAAATGACGGAAACCGCCAATATTCTGCATAACGCCACCGAACACAGCCTGGTACTGATGGATGAAATCGGGCGCGGCACCTCCACCTATGATGGTTTGTCGCTGGCCTGGGCCTGTGCTGAAGCACTGGCAAACAACATCAAAGCCATGACGCTGTTCGCCACCCACTATTTCGAACTCACCAACCTGCCGGAGAAAATGGAAGGCGTCATCAACATTCATCTCGACGCATTGGAACACGGCGACACGATTGCTTTTATGCATAGCGTGCAGGAGGGCGCAGCCAGCAAGAGTTACGGATTGGCGGTTGCCGCACTGGCCGGCGTACCGAAAGAGGTCATCAAACGGGCCAGACAAAAACTGAGGGAGTTGGAATCGCTGGCCGGTC
- a CDS encoding GntR family transcriptional regulator: protein MVAIKKKSRSADSVEKVYEKVKGLAIDYHFRPGERVNEVELAAQLGVSRTPVREALNRLAKDGFMNFVPNRGFYSRDLTPEGVRELYEVRMVIEQSTFRFACLRATDEEIAATTAIWEEVSQHRPAQTEQDWAKIAEIDERFHMEIARISHNGRLYEMLDSLNSLSRFFRRIDLETPVRRNNAYDEHVDIIAALRQRDIEKGVVLIEQHISLSAEHAVEVTKEGLARIYFGKP from the coding sequence GTGGTTGCTATTAAAAAGAAATCCCGTAGCGCTGACAGTGTGGAAAAGGTCTACGAGAAAGTGAAAGGCCTGGCGATTGATTACCACTTTCGTCCCGGCGAACGGGTGAATGAAGTTGAGCTTGCTGCACAACTGGGCGTCTCGCGCACCCCAGTACGGGAAGCGCTAAACCGTCTGGCAAAAGACGGCTTTATGAACTTTGTCCCTAACCGGGGTTTTTACTCCCGCGACCTGACGCCGGAGGGTGTCCGCGAGCTGTATGAAGTGCGAATGGTGATAGAGCAATCAACCTTTCGTTTCGCCTGCCTGCGGGCAACCGATGAAGAGATCGCCGCGACCACGGCTATCTGGGAGGAAGTGAGCCAGCATCGCCCGGCGCAAACCGAACAGGACTGGGCGAAGATAGCGGAAATCGATGAACGTTTCCACATGGAGATAGCCCGTATTTCCCATAACGGTCGGCTCTATGAAATGCTCGATAGCCTGAATTCGCTCAGCCGCTTTTTCCGGCGTATCGATCTCGAAACGCCCGTGCGCAGGAATAATGCTTATGACGAGCATGTCGACATTATCGCGGCTTTACGTCAGCGGGATATAGAAAAAGGCGTGGTGCTGATTGAGCAACATATTTCATTGAGCGCCGAGCACGCGGTTGAAGTGACAAAAGAAGGGCTGGCCAGGATCTATTTTGGTAAGCCCTGA
- a CDS encoding ABC transporter substrate-binding protein produces the protein MKNRFGQGMALSTLAGMTLLGLAHTAQADVNMGAILPLTGTSASIGEDQRRGIELAVEQVNAQGGVNGQPLHVIVEDSAESPVTGLNAVRKLTQVNHVPLVVGSFSSSVTIPVGQYLVKNNLLHINISGTSTDIRKIGATSWSVIGLDSLSASFSAQDVRQLGYSSVAFIAPDGAYGQGMAEQFTKAFEKAGGKVVAKVLYASGQPSYRRELEQISRAHPQAYVYTSYGQDAIVLNREAWELGLNKTPWYGMYLTMAIEGSPAQYTNGQVGMEVAGIDQKAASGNGANYAELYQQKFHEKPRSVYGSYAWDSVMLAAAAIDKAHSADPAAMIAAMKTIAPGFTGITGTLNLDADNQRQSQPYLKVKAFNGVPVPR, from the coding sequence ATGAAAAATCGTTTTGGGCAGGGCATGGCGCTGTCAACACTGGCAGGTATGACGTTGTTAGGTCTGGCGCACACGGCGCAGGCCGATGTGAACATGGGGGCGATTTTGCCCTTAACCGGCACCAGCGCAAGCATTGGTGAAGATCAGCGCCGTGGTATTGAACTGGCGGTTGAACAGGTCAATGCCCAGGGCGGCGTTAATGGTCAGCCATTACATGTGATCGTGGAAGATTCCGCTGAAAGCCCGGTAACCGGCCTGAATGCCGTGCGCAAGTTAACCCAGGTTAACCATGTGCCGTTAGTGGTGGGTAGTTTTTCCTCCAGCGTCACCATTCCGGTTGGGCAATATCTGGTGAAGAACAATCTGTTGCACATCAATATTTCCGGCACCAGCACCGATATCCGCAAAATCGGCGCTACGTCCTGGAGCGTTATTGGCCTGGATTCCCTTTCCGCGAGCTTCTCGGCACAAGATGTGCGCCAGCTCGGTTACAGCAGCGTAGCCTTTATCGCACCTGATGGGGCTTACGGGCAGGGGATGGCGGAGCAGTTCACCAAAGCGTTTGAAAAAGCGGGTGGCAAAGTGGTTGCCAAAGTGCTCTATGCCAGCGGTCAGCCTTCTTATCGCCGTGAGTTGGAGCAAATCTCCCGCGCCCATCCGCAAGCCTATGTCTATACCAGTTACGGCCAGGATGCCATTGTGCTCAACCGTGAGGCCTGGGAACTGGGGCTGAATAAAACGCCCTGGTATGGCATGTATTTAACCATGGCTATTGAAGGTTCTCCGGCGCAGTACACCAACGGACAGGTGGGTATGGAAGTCGCGGGTATTGACCAGAAAGCGGCGAGCGGCAACGGCGCAAATTATGCTGAGCTGTACCAGCAAAAATTCCATGAGAAACCGCGTTCCGTGTACGGCAGCTATGCCTGGGATAGCGTGATGCTGGCGGCGGCAGCGATTGATAAAGCACACAGTGCCGATCCGGCAGCGATGATCGCGGCAATGAAAACCATTGCGCCTGGCTTTACGGGGATTACCGGCACATTAAATCTGGATGCCGATAACCAGCGTCAGTCCCAGCCATACCTGAAAGTGAAAGCGTTTAATGGCGTACCGGTTCCCCGGTAA
- a CDS encoding Fic/DOC family protein, whose amino-acid sequence MSRYHVSSSEGQYEKDSGDQVLANKLGIATSDEMDEAELVLLEQLYQSVFEEQFPEGQLSVAMLKSWHRRWLGNIYEWAGQERAVNISKGGFMFAPSAQLPKLLNEFDVKYLARYTPCTNMSEEELIEAIAITHVELILIHPFREGNGRLSRLLADVMAVQAGYKTLDYQRWEQNKTQYISAIHSGMSMNYEPMKHRVSEALRRD is encoded by the coding sequence ATGAGCCGATACCATGTATCCAGCAGTGAAGGTCAGTATGAGAAAGACTCTGGCGACCAAGTTTTGGCTAACAAGCTGGGGATCGCTACTTCTGATGAGATGGATGAGGCTGAACTTGTCCTGTTAGAACAACTCTACCAGTCTGTTTTTGAAGAACAGTTCCCGGAAGGGCAGCTCAGCGTAGCCATGCTAAAAAGCTGGCATCGCCGCTGGTTAGGTAACATCTACGAGTGGGCTGGACAAGAAAGAGCGGTTAATATCAGCAAAGGCGGCTTTATGTTTGCGCCCTCAGCGCAGTTGCCAAAACTGCTGAACGAATTTGATGTGAAATATCTCGCCCGTTACACACCGTGTACAAATATGAGCGAAGAAGAGCTGATTGAAGCTATCGCCATAACCCATGTTGAGCTGATACTCATCCACCCATTTAGAGAGGGAAATGGGCGCTTATCACGACTGTTAGCCGATGTAATGGCGGTTCAGGCTGGTTATAAAACACTGGATTATCAACGCTGGGAGCAGAACAAAACCCAGTATATCTCAGCTATTCACTCAGGTATGTCGATGAACTATGAGCCGATGAAACACAGGGTCAGTGAAGCATTAAGAAGGGACTAG
- a CDS encoding M20 aminoacylase family protein — translation MCSIPEDIIQQAIIWRREIHARPEIGLQEFNTSAKISSLLREYDLEVHTGIAGTGVVGVLRNGEGPAIALRADIDALPIQENNAVAWCSTSAGTMHACGHDGHTAILLGAARYLSQTRAFNGTVYFIFQPAEENAGGGRLMVEEGIFTRFPVSAVYALHNWPGLPVGEVAVSAGPMMASQDNFFITLTGVGCHAAMPEKGADPVLAGAHLITALQTITTRRLSPLDSAVISVTQLQAGEAINVVPQTMHLSGTLRCLSQAARARCQTLMAEYVEQLAQPFGVTGNIRWEYGYPVTVNHAQQAKILADAARQVPGITQVHTQLSPSMAAEDFAYFLEACPGAYLWLGADGPTPGAALHNPHYDFNDQLIAPGIGLWVSLVERSLGPVSVTSED, via the coding sequence ATGTGCTCCATTCCCGAAGACATTATTCAACAGGCGATTATCTGGCGACGTGAGATTCATGCGCGCCCGGAGATTGGCTTACAAGAGTTTAATACTTCCGCGAAAATCAGCAGCCTGCTACGCGAATATGATCTTGAAGTGCATACCGGTATCGCGGGTACTGGCGTGGTTGGTGTTCTTCGCAATGGTGAAGGGCCGGCAATAGCCCTGCGCGCTGATATTGATGCATTACCCATCCAGGAAAATAACGCCGTTGCATGGTGCTCAACCTCGGCAGGCACGATGCACGCCTGTGGACATGACGGGCATACTGCCATTCTACTGGGAGCGGCGCGCTATCTCAGCCAGACCAGAGCGTTCAATGGTACGGTGTACTTTATTTTTCAGCCTGCGGAAGAGAATGCCGGTGGCGGGCGTTTGATGGTGGAAGAAGGGATCTTTACGCGCTTCCCTGTTTCTGCGGTTTATGCGCTGCACAACTGGCCGGGGCTGCCGGTAGGGGAAGTGGCCGTTAGCGCAGGCCCAATGATGGCTTCGCAGGACAACTTTTTTATCACGCTGACTGGCGTGGGATGCCATGCGGCGATGCCGGAAAAAGGGGCCGATCCGGTGTTGGCCGGTGCACACCTGATTACCGCATTGCAAACGATCACGACGCGCCGCCTCTCTCCGTTGGACAGCGCCGTGATCAGCGTGACGCAACTACAGGCCGGAGAAGCAATAAATGTCGTCCCGCAGACAATGCACTTATCCGGCACGTTGCGTTGCCTGAGTCAGGCCGCCAGAGCGCGTTGCCAGACCCTGATGGCGGAGTATGTCGAACAGCTCGCCCAGCCGTTTGGCGTCACTGGCAACATTCGCTGGGAATACGGTTACCCGGTAACCGTCAACCATGCGCAACAGGCAAAAATTCTGGCGGATGCCGCACGCCAAGTCCCCGGGATCACGCAAGTCCACACGCAGTTATCGCCATCCATGGCGGCAGAAGATTTCGCCTATTTTCTGGAAGCCTGTCCGGGCGCTTATCTGTGGCTGGGGGCCGATGGCCCAACGCCCGGCGCAGCATTACATAACCCGCATTATGATTTTAATGACCAACTTATCGCACCCGGCATCGGTCTTTGGGTATCGCTGGTGGAGAGGTCATTGGGCCCTGTTTCTGTTACTTCCGAGGATTAA